TAGTCAGGCAATTTTCCCGCTCATTCAAAAACAGCTTGCTTCAACCGCAGAATTGATCATTGCAGGCACAAATTATATGGAAGCCATTAACTACGAAATTTGGCGAGATGGTAATCCTGCGATTAAGGTACTGGGGACGGTACCCGACCTCAAGTCCCTTTATAACCAGGCTCGTCTTTTTGTCGCCCCCACCCGGTATGGAGCCGGGATTCCCCACAAGGTCCATGAGGCAGCGGCTAGGGGCGTTCCGGTGGTGGCCACTTCCCTGATTGCCCAACAATTGGGCTGGGAGCCAGAAGTTGATTTACTCGTCGCCGATGATACTGAAGGATTTGCGGCAGCCTGTGTGCGCCTTTATCAGGATGAGGCCCTCTGGACTCGCCTACGAGACAATGCCCTCCAACGGGTGCAGGCGGAATGTGATCCTATGCAATTTGCAGCTACGTTGCAAAAAATTTTGGTTCAAAGTCAGTCCAAGGGATCACCCTAACCTCCCCTGGTTGACTTTTCCCCTCATCCCTAAATCCCTTCTCCCACCAGGGGCGAAGGGACTTTAACCCCAACCCCTGGTTTGAATTGCTCTAGATCAGCTTTATAAAGTTCTTGAAGACGTTGCGCCGGTTAATCACGATCGCAATTCGCTGGTTTCAATCAAAAGCCTTACAAGTAATGCTTCTAGTTCATGAAATGGGTTGTCAAGCTTCAGTTTACCTAAACCTAGTTTGATGGCGATCTCCCAAAGACTGGCGACGCTGAGATAGAGGGTATGGCTAGAATCTTCTAAAATTGCTGCGGCACTTGGGCTGAGTTTTTCGGTTCTTCTGGGATTTTGGGGTAAGCAGTATCAGCAGCTACAAATAAACGATCGCAAATGCTGAGTTTATGGTGGGGGCGCGTAGCGCCCCCACCATAAACTCAGAAGAGCCAGTTTTTCATTCGCCTGAATATACCAAAGGAACGCATGAGTATCTATCAAAATATTCATTTACATATACTCAAAAAAATCGTCTAGCGGAGCATCAAAATCTTCAGCAATCCATACTTTTCCTTGCCAAACCCCAACCCACCTCGTTTATTTGCTGGTGTTTCGAGGCTTGTCTCAATCGGATTTTCACTCTGTTGAGCGATTTTGCTAACCAAAAACTCTGTGTACAGAAACACTGCCTGTTGCATGGCTTCAGGCAACTTTTTAAGGTTATTTAGAATCGATGTTTCGAGGGTCATGCATTTTTCACCTCCAGATTTTCTGGTGATTGCCGGTTTTGTCGATGCGTTTATGTTTGATCGCACCAACACTGATTAGCTTTGTGACAGGGGGGCATCGGCTGGTGTTGCATTCGGTTGGGGTAAGGCCGCGATCGCTTGTCGGGCAAAATCCTGAATCAGGGTACTCCGCTGAGTCGTTTGGGCTATGGTCTGAACAATTTGCTGGAGACGATCCCCCATATTCCCTGTGTCTGGCGTGGCCGTCTCCACCTGGGCAAAATATTCCACTAAACTCAGACCGGCGACACGGGTAAGATAGGCCGCACTCACCCCCTGGATCGCTGCCCCCACCACAAAGGTGAGCGAGGTCCCCTTCAGGACATTACCCAGTAACTGGGTTGACACCTCTACCAAGCCTAACTTCAGCATTTGGCTGGCCAGGGTGGTCGCCAGGGTTTGGGCCTGTTGCCAGGAAAGCGGACATTGGTAAATAGCCCCCAAATCCAACACCATCTGGGCATTGATTGCCGTTGTGGCTAGCAAATCCAGGGTTGGCACCGGGTTTAGGGAAGTTGCGGCAGCGGCCACCCATTGATATTGCTCAATCACCGGTAGAGCACGCTGGCGACGGAGTTCATTGCGGGTGGCGCGGGCTTCCTGCTGTAATTGCTGGGCCAGTCGTTGGGTGGTGGCCAGGATCAGGGCCGGTTGTTCCGTTGCCACCAGCGTCGTAAGGCGATCGGTCAGGGCACTCACATCGGCAGGACGGGCTTCTAGCCACTCCCGCATCGAGCCATCGGATTGCTGTTGCCGGACCTTGAGCGGCGTCGGCGCCGGAGCGATCGCCACTAGATCTGCTGAATCGATCGTGCCCTGGAGCTGCTGGCGAACCCGTTGCAGCACCAGCGGCCACTCATCCGGCAAATACTGATCCGGTTTATTCAGGGCCACCACCGTCCGTAGATTAACCTGTTGCAGTTGGTGCAGGGTATGGCGCTCCGACTCCGTGAGGTCCCCCGTAATCAGGAAAATCACCACATCTTGGGCTGCCAACTGGGGCCAACAGGTTGCCGATGCGATCGCTTGTTCCGTCGTGAGCGGTAGACCCGCTATTTCCTGCCAGGTCATCCGGGGATCTTCCCAGGGAATCGTGTGCCCCTGCAGGTAGTTGAGCAGTGTGGTTTTGCCAACCGAGGGGCCACCCACGATCGCCCCCCGTAGGATGGCGCGCTCCATCTCTGGGCGAAGTGCTTGCCAGCGGGTTTGTAACGCCTGTGCTTGCGCAGCGACCCTGACCCGTAAAGGACCCTCTGGCGTCGTGGCTAATGTCTGATTCAGTTGCTCAAGGGCAGTAGCGGCTTGGGCGATCGCAGCTTCAACAGCAGTGCGATCGAGCGGGCGGGGGGGCAAGGTCATTGCAAGGGACCTGGATCGCGGTTTCATGACCAGAATGCCCCCTGCCAGGGCCAATAATCCTAGGAAACTGATCGTCCCAACTTCGGCCAACACATGTTGAAGACTATCTATCAACCACAGGAACACCGACAGCGCCAGCCCCCCGATCAGGAGTGGACGCTTGTAGATAGGGGGTTTGGTATCTATGTCAGTGGTCATTGGCTCCTCCTCCCAGGTCAATCACGCTTCCGCTACCTCTGTGTCAATTTTATGGGCAAGGGGAGAGGGCTGTAACCTCTGTGACAAAACTTGGACAAAACGGGCGGCGATCACGCCAGGGAAGCAGCGGTAGATAGTGATAATCGTGCCGTGAGGTCCCTTGATCTGCCGGTTGGCAACACTGGCTGCAAGACAAGCAGTCCCCACATTTAGCCGATATTTGAAGGTGAGATAGCCCTTTGGCCCGTCTATTGCCCCCCTGTCGCAGCAATTGGGGCAATCAATCGCACTTATCTGCGATCGCAATCCCCTGACGCTAGCTGGGGTCTACGCTTTTCCGCTAACGTAACTAAAGAACCTGCCCAGCACCTCCACCCTAATCTTTCTCAATCTCTCTAGCACCATGCCCGATATCGTTGACATTGCTGTTAGTGCCGATGGCTTCAAAACCCTGGTTACCGCTGTCCAGGCGGCTGGACTGGTGGAAACCCTCAAAAGCCCTGGCCCCTTCACTGTCTTTGCCCCCAACGATGACGCCTTCGCCAAACTCCCGCCCGGTACCATCCAGACGCTAGTGCAAAATATCCCCCAACTGACCCGGATTTTGACCTACCATGTGGTTCCTGGCCGTTGGACTCAGGCAGATCTGGCGAATGTCAAGGTGCTGACATCAGTGGAAGGCTCCCCTATCCCGATCTATACCGCGGATGCGTTTGAAGTGAAAAATGCCACGGTGCTGGTAGCGGATATTGAGGCTGACAATGGTATTATCCATGTCCTCGATCGCGTTATTCTCATGGGCTAGTACCGCTGGCGACGCTCCAACGAACTGCCCGACACGGGATTCAGCACAGTTGCGGATAAGCAGGTACATTAATTGAATAAGTGTCAATTGAAGGTCAATTGAAGTGTCACCCACCGCCCAGTGGGGCAGGCCAGCGTGGCAGGCCAACCTCCGATTCCCCTGGGGATCGCTTCCCGAATCGTACTGTTTCCCATGCAAAAAGGTACTCTGATTGAATTCTGGCTACATGGTCATCGCCATCTGGCAGTGGTCGATCGTCCCAAAGACAATAAACACTGGATTGTGGTTGATCACCTTAACCAGGCTCACACTATCAATCCCCGTCAAATCACCTACACGATCGGTCCTGGCTATACAACGGCTGAAATCCCGGCCTTTCAGGCGGCGGTTGCCACTCAGCTTGACCCCGATAGCCTGGAAGTGGCGTGGGAAATTCTGGTGGAAGAAGGGCGTTCTGTTGACCCGGCGGCCATGTCTACCCTACTGTTCGCTGATACCGAGCCAGTGAACTGCTACGCGGCCCATTGCCTCCTGTCCGAGGACAAGCTGTATTTCAAACAGAAAGGCGATGTTTACGAACCTCGCTCTGTCAGCCAAGTGGCTGATCTCAAACATCAGGCAACTATCGCCCAGCAACGGCAGCAGGAGTGGGAAACGCTCCTCAGCCGCCTCCAGCAAGCCCTAGCGCAACCGGGTAGTGTTGATTGGCAGGCCAGCGATCGCCCCCGCCTGGAAGCTCTCGAACGCTATGCCACCTTTAAGGAAGAAGCTAACCCACGGGATGCCACCCAGGCTCAGGAAGTGCTTGCAGCGCTGCAACGTCCAGAGACACCGGAAGCCGCTTTTGATCTATTGGTGGCCCTGGGTCTCTGGCAACCCCATGAAAATCTCTTCCTGCGGCGCAGTCAAATTCCTGTCCAGTTCCCTCCTACGGTACTCGCTATGGCCACCTCTCGTCTTGACGCCCCGCCGGCGGATGCCGATCGCGATCGCGTTGATCTGACCCATCTCAAGGTCTACACGATCGATGACATCAGCACGCTAGAAATTGACGATGGCCTGAGTTGGGAAGTCTTACCGGATGGCCGGGAACAGTTGTGGATCCATATTGCTGACCCGACCCGCTGGGTATCGCCGGGGGATGAGCTGGATCTCGAAGCCCGCCGCCGGAGTACCACGCTCTACCTCCCCACGGGCATGATTCCCATGTTTCCGCCGGAGATTGCCACCGGCCCCATGAGCTTGAATCAGGGGCAGGTTTGCTGTGCCCTCAGTTTTGGGGTGATCCTGACGCCGGCAGGCGCTGTGGATGCCTATACCATCGTCCCCAGTCGGATTAGGCCCACCTATCGCCTGACCTACGAAGATGTGGATGAGATGCTGGAATTGGGGGTGCAGGCGGAGCCAGAAATTGCTGCGATCGCCCGGTGGGGAATGGTGCGATCGCAGTGGCGACAGTCCCAGGGGGCTATTGCCATTCACATGCCGGAGGCATCGATCAAGGTCCAGGATGATGAAGTCACGATTCAGCTTCTAGATAATTCCCTGGCCCGCCAACTGGTGGCGGAAATGATGATTCTGGCGGGGGAAGTGGCTGCCCGCTATGGCCAAGCTCATAACTTGCCGCTGCCCTTCCGGAACCAGCCCCAACCCGAACTGCCGCCGGAAACAGAGTTACTGCAACTGCCGCC
This DNA window, taken from Trichothermofontia sichuanensis B231, encodes the following:
- a CDS encoding fasciclin domain-containing protein yields the protein MPDIVDIAVSADGFKTLVTAVQAAGLVETLKSPGPFTVFAPNDDAFAKLPPGTIQTLVQNIPQLTRILTYHVVPGRWTQADLANVKVLTSVEGSPIPIYTADAFEVKNATVLVADIEADNGIIHVLDRVILMG
- a CDS encoding ribonuclease catalytic domain-containing protein codes for the protein MQKGTLIEFWLHGHRHLAVVDRPKDNKHWIVVDHLNQAHTINPRQITYTIGPGYTTAEIPAFQAAVATQLDPDSLEVAWEILVEEGRSVDPAAMSTLLFADTEPVNCYAAHCLLSEDKLYFKQKGDVYEPRSVSQVADLKHQATIAQQRQQEWETLLSRLQQALAQPGSVDWQASDRPRLEALERYATFKEEANPRDATQAQEVLAALQRPETPEAAFDLLVALGLWQPHENLFLRRSQIPVQFPPTVLAMATSRLDAPPADADRDRVDLTHLKVYTIDDISTLEIDDGLSWEVLPDGREQLWIHIADPTRWVSPGDELDLEARRRSTTLYLPTGMIPMFPPEIATGPMSLNQGQVCCALSFGVILTPAGAVDAYTIVPSRIRPTYRLTYEDVDEMLELGVQAEPEIAAIARWGMVRSQWRQSQGAIAIHMPEASIKVQDDEVTIQLLDNSLARQLVAEMMILAGEVAARYGQAHNLPLPFRNQPQPELPPETELLQLPPGPVRYSAIRRCMPRSEVSLSPARHASLGLDTYAQVTSPIRRYSDLLAHFQIKAHLRGETPPFSAEQLQEVLMSVSAAAQEAVWVERQTNRYWGLEFLRRHATDLWQGLVLRWLREHESLALVLLEELGLELAMRFDRPVALGEQLTLRVAYVDPRNDVIHLREVDTPTVTDLPKVEQLA
- a CDS encoding slr1306 family protein, with the protein product MTTDIDTKPPIYKRPLLIGGLALSVFLWLIDSLQHVLAEVGTISFLGLLALAGGILVMKPRSRSLAMTLPPRPLDRTAVEAAIAQAATALEQLNQTLATTPEGPLRVRVAAQAQALQTRWQALRPEMERAILRGAIVGGPSVGKTTLLNYLQGHTIPWEDPRMTWQEIAGLPLTTEQAIASATCWPQLAAQDVVIFLITGDLTESERHTLHQLQQVNLRTVVALNKPDQYLPDEWPLVLQRVRQQLQGTIDSADLVAIAPAPTPLKVRQQQSDGSMREWLEARPADVSALTDRLTTLVATEQPALILATTQRLAQQLQQEARATRNELRRQRALPVIEQYQWVAAAATSLNPVPTLDLLATTAINAQMVLDLGAIYQCPLSWQQAQTLATTLASQMLKLGLVEVSTQLLGNVLKGTSLTFVVGAAIQGVSAAYLTRVAGLSLVEYFAQVETATPDTGNMGDRLQQIVQTIAQTTQRSTLIQDFARQAIAALPQPNATPADAPLSQS